The Tenebrio molitor chromosome 5, icTenMoli1.1, whole genome shotgun sequence genome segment TGTTTTAAAGTCCTTAATATCCacttatactttaatataaatgtactataatctatgtaaatcagaccattgaattgtgttaacctatttgtgataaatcCGTAATTAAACAATGCAAATGTGTAAATTTTGACCTattgattgtcatttttgtcctaGTTtcatttgtccatcgactgcaCATGTATTAAAAACACGcataaagtgaggttagatttaaacaccTGATCTGAGTTGtgggttcacaatcgattcttcaacgccaacttcgacgccacatttaaaaaaaacacccggtatatgccAAACGAATCACGAAGATTTGAGAGCCACGATAACAAAAATTCATTCGCATATAATCTCGTACAAAATAATTGCACGCAGTCACAATTCTTAATAATCTGTTAGAGTTTAAACCGCATTTAATTTTCTACTCGTTTGGAAAAGAAGAAACAAATTCTTATATTTTTATCTAACCAgtaaaaattgcattttgtcCAGTTTTGCGTACTAACCGCCGTTGCGGTGAGAAATTTTCCTGAAATTACGTAgggaaagatttttttttgggattATGTAGGCATACAATATTGTGTATTTCATCGAACACTACGAAACTTATCTGTCgccgattatttattttatttcaacccACACATCTCtacaaattgatattttcGTCTGTTCTattagatttaatttggaaaaacaTTTCTAATCGCCTACACCAGGTTAATAAGTCTCGTGTGAATAATAATGATTGTgacttgttttcaaaattgctggATTTGTTTGAAGACAGGCCGCAACATACGATCGAAGGAGACATAAACAAGACTTATTTAAAACATGTACAGATAAACCGCAACATTAACATAGATAATATAAACTGCGACAAAAAGtcttcataaaataattaaacagcGAATTTAAGTTCAACATCCGGAAAAGTCGCTACAAGTTTGGAATTGGAATGCTTAAAAATGTGTCCAAATTCGAATTTTTCAGCGCACATTCAGCAGTTGTCTAGCCAACAGCCGCCCAACACGCAAGTACCGCCCACAGTGCAGAAACTGAATCGGCAGAAAGAGATGCTGGAACAAGTGCTGAACCAAAAGGTTGATTGATTTTGTTGAATTTggattaaatttgtttacgGTTGATCTGTTGTGACAGGTGGCGGGTTTGATGCAGTTGCGTCTAGCTCTGGGCGACAAGTTCAAAGAAACGATCCAGCTTCTTAATCAGCTGCAGTCGAGCATCCTCGACGACGAGTTGATCCGGTGGAAGCGCGAACAACAGCTCGCCGGCAACGGAGCCAATTTCAACAGCAACCTCGACACGATTCAAGATTGGTGCGAAAGTCTGGCCGAATTGATCTGGTTGAATCGACAGCAAATCAAGGAAGTGGACCGATTGAGACAAAAGCTGTCGTTGGACCCGCCGGGTGTGGCAGATCTGTTGCCTCAAGTTTTAGCCGATGTTACCCAACTCCTTTCTTCTCTGGTCACGTCGACTTTCATCATAGAGAAACAGCCGCCGCAGGTGATGAAGACCAACACGAGATTCACGGCGTGCGTCCGCCTCCTGGTCGGGGGCAAGCTCAATGTTCACATGACGCCGCCCCAGGTCAAGGTCACGATCATATCGGAATCTCAGGCCAACGTCTTGCTGAAAAACGACAAACTGGCGAAGAACGGAGACTGCAGCGGCGAAATCTTGAACAACACGGGAACCATGGAGTACCAGCAGGCCACCAGACAGTTGTCGGTCAGCTTCCGGAACATGCAGTTGAAGAAGATCAAGAGGGCGGAGAAGAAAGGAACGGAGAGCGTGATGGACGAGAAGTTCTCGTTGTTGTTCCAGTCGCAGTTCAGTGTTGGGGGCGGCGAGTTGATGTTTCAGGTTTGGACGTTGAGTCTTCCCGTCGTGGTGATCGTCCACGGCAATCAGGAACCCCACGCGTGGGCGACGGTCACGTGGGACAACGCGTTCAGCGACGCAGGCAGAATACCGTTCACAGTGCCGGACAAGGTACGATGCggaatcaaaataaaaagggAACGTCCACGTGGCTTTGACGCAGGTACCATGGGCGAGCGTGGCAGAGACGTTGTCGTTGAAGTTCCGCGCCGCCACCGGCAGACCCCTGACCGAAGACAATTTGCGATTCCTGGCCGACAAGGCCTTCCGAGGTAATTACAACGAAACGAGCAATCCGATGCTGAGTTGGGCGCAGTTCTGCAAAGAGCCGCTCAGCGAGAGAAACTTCACCTTCTGGGAGTGGTTCTACGCCATCATGAAGCTCACCAGAGAGCACCTGCGGGGACCCTGGGTGGACGGGTGAGTGCCGCACCGCGACGAGTCCCCGATCGAGACTTACCTCACTTTCAGGGCCATCATGGGTTTCGTGAAGAAGAAGCAAGCCGAGGAGATGCTGGCGACGTGTCCGTGCGGTACGTTCTTGTTGCGATTCTCGGACAGCGAACTGGGAGGGATCACCATCGCTTGGGTCTCGGGTAAATTTAGCGCGAAGCTCGAAAGGGCGACCGGTAGTAATCGCCACGGTTTCAGACACGGGAGAGGTGTTCAGCTTGCAACCCTTCACCTCGAAGGACTTCGCGATAAGGTCGCTGGCAGACCGAGTGGCGGATTTGAATCACCTCGTCTACTTGTATCCAGACATTTCCAAAGACATACCCTTCGCAAAGTATTACACGCCCTTCCAAGGTAAAGTTGTTGCGTTTGCGGCGTCCAGTTTGCTTCAAGTCTCACGTTCGACAGATAATCAACCTGCGACAAACAACGGATACGTCAAACCTGTCTTGGTCACTCACGTCCCGGGTTTGAGCGCCGCTAGCTACCCCAACACCCCGCAACATTCGTATCTTCAGTCACCAGATCCGTCAAGAGATACGCCGTCGGTCGCTAGCAGGTAATTCATTCACTCCCACCGATACTCACCAATAACGTTCCCTCGTGTCTCAGTTTTCAGAACATGCTTGACCTTTAAACCGTCAAAGGATCATTTATTgtgcattttttcttttatatgtTTACATTGTTTCATGCAAAAACCGGATGATGAAACTGTGTGCTTTATGTATTAGTGATATTTGAGAAACTAGGTTTAGattaatcatttttttatctatACTTTTTTTATGCAAACATTTACATCATATTTTTAATGACCATTTCTAGATCAATTTTATGAACGATTTTCGATACATTTACACACATTCTGGCCTTCTGACAGACAGGGTATTTTCTCTAAATCTAAGCGAACTAATCAAACTAAAGTGTTAAAGAGAATGTGATACGACGTTGCAATGCCTATAGAGAAACGTGCAGAGAAAAATGTTAGTATTACGAGGCAATTTAATGTGAATTTGTTACAACtatatacaaaaattataatcgagtttttaattttatttgtcttaTTTTCATCCCACGCAGCAATCCcaatttactaaataaatGTATCACAACGTCTCTGTCAAAAATCGATGTTTAATATATTTGCGGCCGTCGAGACGTTTTGCTTTGGTATTTTCGCGAGGAGTTTCTGTTGTGCGGACCGCAGACTGAACTGGCGCACACGTCGCGTATGCTTGAGCCTCTCTTGGTGTTGACTGTCGTTGAAAGCATTCTGCAAACAGACGTAACCAGACACATTCGCAACATTCCGTTCTCGTCACGTCATTTGGTAGTTCATGTTGTCATTGAATACGCAATGATTTTGGTTGGTCTGTGTTGCAGTAATGTGATGTCTGGTTGTGTCTTTTGTGCAGTTATGCCGGATCGACCGCGACCACGGCGACGACCGGAGGCCCAGCCATGGACTATTTGGACCAGTTGGATGATTGCAACATCGACTTTAACGGTCTCGTCAACTTCAACGAGCTGATGCAAGGGTACAAACAGTAAGGTATGTAGTGGGGAGAGCTTTTACTTTTAAGTTGTCTGTTGGCTTTGGGACGGCGAGGCTGTTGATTTGGAGGCGGCGAGTCAGACCTCGCCGCGATCGTCGTGGATTAACAGTGGCAAGCTTTTTAACATAGTCGTaaggaaattttatttttttgtaacgtTGATTCAACATCgtattttatctatttttatgTGTTGTGTCGTTTAAGTACAAAATTGTAATAGTTCGTGCAATAAATAGACTTTATTGtacttttgtaatttgtatTATATTCATGTGGTGCTCGATATTAAGTTTTAGCTTTTTAGTTATAGTTCGagctgtacatttttttatctgtAAATTGATTCGGTACTTGAAACcgaaatgatatatttttagaTAACTATATAATCTTGTTGCACTTTGAGAGTAATCTATGTAGACAATCCACCAATAGGACGTTAATACTTTATATTATAGTATAGTTATAATGACGAACAAAATTCTCTAAAAGACTCCAACTTGTGCCATGCGATTCACTGTGGTGTAGTTAATTAAAGATTTTGTAAATCACCCGACACTACTCCAATTTAGACTTGTTGTCGATTAGTGTTCACCAAGCCGACACTTTTGTGCCTCTAGCTGATTGTTGTGATAAAAACACCTGATCAAATAGAAAGGCCTAGTAGATTACTTACAGATTTGCTCTACGCGGTAGACGCGCTGGCCCTACAAGAATAATTCCGCATACCTGCACCTCCTATTTTTCTAACCAGATTTTTACCAAGAGCACGAGCTTCTAGAGGAGTTGTTGTTGTAGTCCCACGCGCCTATTCATTGTTGCATTTTAATCGATTTTAAAGTATATTTGCAATATTGTTAGATCCTTGCTCTGGTGTTTTTAGAATAGTTTATggtttcattaaataaaacgTAACTACATGCTCTTTCGTTTTATTCATCCTTGCTTTctcacttaaaaaaatacgGCGATCTCCGACTAGTCCGGGGCAAGTCGACGAAaaagttgtttatttttaaacaacgcTCGCGCCGCTGTTAGTACAAAATGTTGGGcgttagaaaaataatttcgctctcacctatttttttttggatttattCAGGGGTCCCTACCAAACATCCACTCTCTAAATCGACGAACTACAGCCAGATGGCctgtttgtttaaaaataacccCTTTGTTAAAATGCCCCTTTTAAT includes the following:
- the Stat92E gene encoding signal transducer and activator of transcription 5B isoform X2: MSLWAKAQQLPPDSLQQIRAIYGDHFPIEVRHYLAQYIEEKFWSEVEPVPENPQHEQYVAGLVNSLIQEMENKAAVVNDTEYFLTKLKLAEAAKMFRQRYSTNPMQLFTYVRQCLATEMRLVQASNGEALSGIANLMITNSGAEVLHKIDVLRRRTQDTADDLRRMEQEQEAFALQYHECTKINAHIQQLSSQQPPNTQVPPTVQKLNRQKEMLEQVLNQKVAGLMQLRLALGDKFKETIQLLNQLQSSILDDELIRWKREQQLAGNGANFNSNLDTIQDWCESLAELIWLNRQQIKEVDRLRQKLSLDPPGVADLLPQVLADVTQLLSSLVTSTFIIEKQPPQVMKTNTRFTACVRLLVGGKLNVHMTPPQVKVTIISESQANVLLKNDKLAKNGDCSGEILNNTGTMEYQQATRQLSVSFRNMQLKKIKRAEKKGTESVMDEKFSLLFQSQFSVGGGELMFQVWTLSLPVVVIVHGNQEPHAWATVTWDNAFSDAGRIPFTVPDKVPWASVAETLSLKFRAATGRPLTEDNLRFLADKAFRGNYNETSNPMLSWAQFCKEPLSERNFTFWEWFYAIMKLTREHLRGPWVDGAIMGFVKKKQAEEMLATCPCGTFLLRFSDSELGGITIAWVSDTGEVFSLQPFTSKDFAIRSLADRVADLNHLVYLYPDISKDIPFAKYYTPFQDNQPATNNGYVKPVLVTHVPGLSAASYPNTPQHSYLQSPDPSRDTPSVASSFQNMLDL
- the Stat92E gene encoding signal transducer and activator of transcription 5B isoform X1, which gives rise to MSLWAKAQQLPPDSLQQIRAIYGDHFPIEVRHYLAQYIEEKFWSEVEPVPENPQHEQYVAGLVNSLIQEMENKAAVVNDTEYFLTKLKLAEAAKMFRQRYSTNPMQLFTYVRQCLATEMRLVQASNGEALSGIANLMITNSGAEVLHKIDVLRRRTQDTADDLRRMEQEQEAFALQYHECTKINAHIQQLSSQQPPNTQVPPTVQKLNRQKEMLEQVLNQKVAGLMQLRLALGDKFKETIQLLNQLQSSILDDELIRWKREQQLAGNGANFNSNLDTIQDWCESLAELIWLNRQQIKEVDRLRQKLSLDPPGVADLLPQVLADVTQLLSSLVTSTFIIEKQPPQVMKTNTRFTACVRLLVGGKLNVHMTPPQVKVTIISESQANVLLKNDKLAKNGDCSGEILNNTGTMEYQQATRQLSVSFRNMQLKKIKRAEKKGTESVMDEKFSLLFQSQFSVGGGELMFQVWTLSLPVVVIVHGNQEPHAWATVTWDNAFSDAGRIPFTVPDKVPWASVAETLSLKFRAATGRPLTEDNLRFLADKAFRGNYNETSNPMLSWAQFCKEPLSERNFTFWEWFYAIMKLTREHLRGPWVDGAIMGFVKKKQAEEMLATCPCGTFLLRFSDSELGGITIAWVSDTGEVFSLQPFTSKDFAIRSLADRVADLNHLVYLYPDISKDIPFAKYYTPFQDNQPATNNGYVKPVLVTHVPGLSAASYPNTPQHSYLQSPDPSRDTPSVASSYAGSTATTATTGGPAMDYLDQLDDCNIDFNGLVNFNELMQGYKQ